A genomic region of Mesorhizobium sp. NZP2077 contains the following coding sequences:
- the dctP gene encoding TRAP transporter substrate-binding protein DctP produces MTTQESSFLNRAVRRRTVVAGALGVLAAPFVSRLAFAAGKVIRASTPGPDTEWQSKALQAFKAELDKSMPGAFDVQLHYNGTLFAQGSEIEAMQRGNLEVALTSPSDIAELIPEYSIFTTGYLFRDAKHLDAVYDGDVGKEFKSKVASDLKLQIVKSQYLGTRHVILRSPRTVNVPADLKGVKLRMPGSQAWQFLGNALGASATPLAFEEVYLAMQTGTIDGLENPLPDAIASKFYEVSKQVVLTGHQVANVFFTMPTAFWDGLSDEEKKAVLAAENAAKKVNDDGVIATENDGKAFLEAHGNTVTTPDVAAFQKHVLDAFVNSDFSKNWPKGMLDRIGAA; encoded by the coding sequence ATGACCACACAGGAGTCTTCATTTCTCAATCGGGCCGTTCGCCGCCGCACCGTGGTTGCCGGGGCCCTGGGCGTCTTGGCGGCGCCCTTCGTCTCGCGTCTGGCTTTCGCGGCGGGCAAGGTCATCCGCGCCTCGACGCCCGGTCCAGACACGGAATGGCAATCCAAGGCGCTGCAGGCTTTCAAGGCCGAACTCGACAAGTCGATGCCTGGCGCTTTTGACGTGCAGCTGCATTACAATGGCACGCTGTTTGCCCAAGGTTCCGAGATCGAGGCAATGCAGCGTGGCAATCTGGAAGTGGCGCTGACCTCGCCTTCCGACATCGCCGAATTGATTCCGGAATATTCGATCTTCACCACCGGCTATCTGTTCCGCGATGCCAAGCACCTGGACGCGGTCTATGACGGCGACGTCGGCAAGGAATTCAAGTCCAAGGTGGCGAGCGATCTGAAGCTGCAGATCGTCAAGAGCCAGTATCTGGGAACACGCCACGTCATCTTGCGTTCACCGCGCACCGTCAATGTCCCTGCCGATCTCAAGGGCGTGAAGTTGCGTATGCCGGGTTCGCAAGCTTGGCAATTCCTTGGCAACGCGCTTGGCGCGAGCGCAACGCCGCTGGCCTTCGAGGAAGTCTATCTGGCCATGCAGACCGGCACGATCGACGGGCTGGAAAATCCGCTGCCGGATGCCATCGCGTCGAAGTTCTATGAGGTGTCGAAGCAGGTCGTGCTGACCGGCCATCAGGTGGCGAATGTCTTCTTCACCATGCCCACGGCCTTCTGGGACGGCCTCAGCGACGAGGAGAAAAAGGCGGTGCTCGCGGCCGAGAATGCAGCCAAGAAGGTCAACGACGATGGCGTCATCGCCACTGAAAACGACGGCAAGGCATTCCTCGAGGCGCATGGCAATACGGTGACGACCCCGGACGTGGCCGCCTTCCAAAAACATGTGCTGGATGCCTTCGTCAATTCGGACTTTTCGAAGAATTGGCCAAAGGGAATGCTTGACCGCATCGGCGCTGCATAA